The following DNA comes from Centropristis striata isolate RG_2023a ecotype Rhode Island chromosome 3, C.striata_1.0, whole genome shotgun sequence.
AGGCCGTTTTTAGGCTCTCCAGTCCACCACTCTTGGTGTGGTTAAACACCACAACAGTCACATATATCGTCTCATTGAGGGTGTCACTGGTGGCATAGCAGGTGTAGACCCCTGAGTCGTCTGCATTCAGGGGCCCGATCTGGAGGCTGTCATCCTTACGCTTCAGAGCATTCTTGTCTGCTGGAGGTAATGGGATGTTTCCAGGCAGCGCCCACTCCTTCTTCATGTCCCTCTCCCTGGTGTCACAGTCCAGGACGAGGTACTCATTCAGGTAGGCTTGTCTTTCCTGAACTGTGACCTCACTGCAGTTCAAATAGTTCTTGCTCAGGTCCAGTATAGccattttctctttctgtgagcCTGGTATCACACAAGTGTGATTTTTCTTGAAGTCTGTGACGGAGCTGAGGTCCTGGAGGTTCCAGCGTGCCACCATGTCATGCAACTCACAGCTGCAGGGCAGAGGGTTGTTGTGAAAGTACAGGTGATTCCTGATCCAGGCGGGAAGATCCTTAAACTCCTGCAGGGGAAGGTTCTTTATTCGATTCGAGGACACATCCAGCAGTCTAAGAGTCTGCAGCCGACTCCGCTCCTTCACCAGCTCCAAGGGGAAGCGTGAGATCTGGTTCTGGCTCAGGTAGAGCCTCTGCAAGCTGAAGAGGTCAGCGAAGGCAGTGCGATCTATCTGAGAGATGCGGTTGTTGTAAAGCAGCAGCACCTCCAGGTACTGCAGCGGCGCAAAGATGTACTCGTCCAGCTGGCGGAGGGAATTTGAGGAAAGGTCCAGGTAACGAAGCTTTGTCACATATGCAAATGCCTCAGTGGAGAGGAAATTGAGGTTGTTGTGGCTGAGCAGCAGACTGTTTAGTCTTGTGAGTGGGACAGTGGTCCACTCGGCGCGCAgcctgttgatgttgttgaagCTGAGGTCCAGAACAGCTGTATATTCTAGAAGACCAGTAGGAACACCGGTTAGATTCATCTTGGAGCAGCTGACGATGTTGCTGGCGCACACACAGGTCTTGTGGCAGTCCAGAGGGCTTGCTATTAACTGTGCACTGACTCGCACTGTTGGCAGCAATAAAGCCAGAGGTAGAAGAGTGATGAAGCTCCTTCCTCTGGCTTCAGTGGCACCATGGGAACCCCCCATCATGTCAGGATCATAAACTACAGCAGTCTGGACGTGTTCTAGCCTTCACAGTGGAGACTCATGGAGCTGTGTGGACAATGAGATCAATaaatcattgttgtttttttcttatcagGATCAAAATGAAACATGTTAAGTCAGTAATGCTCCCAGCCATGCACCCAGCAGTGGTAAAGGAAGTACTGTGATCTTAAGTAGAAGTAGCAATACTTTAGTGTGGAAATACTCTGTTATATGTAAAGACCAGATTTCAAAAtcttactgaagttaaagtacaaaagtatttgcATCAGTGTATGCTAAAATAACCGAAAGTAAAATTACTTATCATGCAAAATGgcccattttaaaataatatatattatattataattattgatgcattaacaAGTTCATGACATTAATGCTGCAGCTGTTTAGGGCACAGCTTATATATTCACCatctaataataaaacacaatttattcGTTGATTTCCCACTAATTTGGTCAAATAGGCCTACATGTAGTGAAATAGTGGGttccaaaatgtagtggagtatgaGTATAAAGCAGCATAACATTTAAATACTCAAATAACGTACAAGTACCTCTAATTTGTAATACAGTTTATGAGTAAAAGTAGCTAGTTCTACCcactgcagcagcaggtcaCTAGATGGTCAGAAGGTTATAGGTGATGGttggtcagaaaaaaagatcaatAGATCAATTTATGAATTAGCGAGATAAATGCCGGCATCATACATATATGTCAATCATAAAAGATTATTAAcatcctgttgttttttccgCCACCCCCGACCATCTCCTCACTGTCTGAGACATTTGTCCCAGCAGACTGAAGAGTCCCGCCCGCCTGCTGTGGTGCTACTTACCCTTGTGTCGGTGTCTTAAGATCCGAAGACAAACGGGGGGCCAGTCTTCAACAACAGTCCGGTGATGGAGCTGATTCGCTACAGGGACATTCTCATCCTCTTCATTACAGCTGCGGCGATCAACGGGACACCGCGCAGGATGACCGGAAAAGCCTGCCTGCGGTCCGCACTGATGAGGAAATGCAACCATCTGATAGTTGATCTGAGGGCGCAAACAGCGGAGCAGGGGGTGTgtcacattctctctctctctctctctctctctctctctctctctctctctctctctctctctctctctctgacacttCATCCTCAGATGGACACCTATTAAAGTGGATAGCCAAAACAACTGCAATTGACTACAGTATTCAATTATCATTCATTATTCAGTATGCATTATGTTGCTCTATTATCATGATGCATACATTTCTCCTGAAACAAAGAGCTGTCCTCAGTCATGGTGTaatttttccttccttttcaggATGCATTAAGTAGCAGTGGTCCATTCAGTGCGATGATGTCTTTAATGATGAAGTCCTTCCCTCTGGTTCATCTTATTACTGTGGTGAAGGACAGGGCaagctctcagtgtgtgtgtgcgtgtgtgtgcgtgtgtgtgtgtgtgtgtgtgtgcgtgtgtgtgtgtgtgtgtgtgtgtgtgtgtgtgtgtgtgtgtgtgtgcgcgcgcgcgtgtgtgtgtgagctgcagctgcagcagtctttAGCGCAGGACGTGATGTGCATGCAGCTGTGTGGGAGGGATCAGTATCAGCATGAGGTTAACATAAACAGCTCCTGTCCTGTGAACTGGATACAACACTTTGGATATAGTCATTACACAATGACATATCAGTAAGATTGAAATGATGCactagttttttattgtttattttcctggTTATTGGAGCTGATTAGGCTGTCTTTATAAGACTTTCTCTTCCAGAGAAATGGCTCTTTCCATTTACTTTCTGTGTAATGTGTACACTTTTCTATATCATTAAACAGCCTGTTCTTCTACCAAACAATGAGGGGTCAACCCAGAACACGCTGGAGGGATTATGTGTTTCATCTGGCGTGGAaatgcctcggggtcccccaggaggagctggaggttGTGGCTGTGGAGCGGGACGCCTTGAATACTCTGTTTAGCCTGCTGCTCCCTATGACCCGGCCCAGGATAATCGGTGAATTGTCAATAATGTTTTGTAGGGCAACTTATTTACACACTGAttgccttttttgttgttgttgtgcttaTCCAAATAAGTTACTAATCAAAGTCCACATAAATCGGCATGAAGAGGAGTTCAGAGAGGTTGGATGGTTGCTCTTCATGTCCTGTATGAAACTAAAAGTCATTGTTGACACATTAACATAACAAATGCACTTATTTTAACCAAACTGCAAACTTTTCCTAAAcccaaccaagtagttttgtcacctaaaaccaacaaaacaacacatcacATATTGTTGAAGGCTGGAATATTCATGTGATTCATGTCTAACGTTACATCTGACAGCATGTAGGACCTAAACAGCAAATCAAACTGTCAGTGAAGGCTTTACCAGCAACACACTGATGCTGAAAATGACAAGACACACACGCTGGAGCTATAATTGGAGTCTACATGTGAAGAAGGTGAAAGGGCAGACATCAGCATGACAGATGGCCATCCAGCTCACGTATAGCTGCACACTAAATATCTTGTTATCTGAGTACAAGGTCACCTCAAGGACACATCCGCACATAAAAAAGGATCTGAAGATAAAATGGTCCACAGGCCTGCTTAACACTCTGTGGGTGCCGGGGGGAGGAGGTAATGGTGGAGAATGCAAACAGCGAGAGCACCATGTGCGGCATAAAATGATCGTCATGTAACATGTGAAGAGAGGGAACACAGAAAGGACACTACGACGTCAGCTGGGGGCAAAAAGGTCGACTTGCAGCGCTCGACATTGACCTGCAAGTCTTTGATTAAAAGCTTTAAACAGTGGATCAAGTCTCACTGTGAGGTCTCACTTACAGGACAAGGTTACTTTCTCCAGATAGTTTACATCCCTGAGACTTAATTAATCCAGCCCACAATAAATGCTTGACggaaaaaatattatatgacagtgtttcccaaacatTTTACAGTCCTGTACCTCACAAGGTGCACTTATTATTCAGTAAAATAACCACTAGAGGGTTTACATGAGTGTATTTTTGGAAATGCGACTGGGCTATTCAGACTGTGTgtctactgtatttatttggGCTAATTAGTATTTTCATATACAGAATAAATGTATATGTGTCAAAATAACTTGACATAACTTAATGTTTGCACTATTCCCTTTATATGCACAATATCATACATGTTTACAATTGCATCTCCATGCTGCTCTGCACTTTGCACTTTTCTACATTGAATCTTCATTATAGCATCTTAATAACATACCTCAAAATTTGACTACACGCTGGCACACTGTGAATCTTCTTTATATATCTTGTAGGTCCATTGTTTGTATGTATATGTTGTGTCCATTGTTGTTGCCTATTTGCACTATTTGTTGTATATCATATGTTGTATGTTACATTTTACTTGCACATTTGGAGTATGCGGAAACGCAATTTCAATCCTCTGTGTTACTCCCTGTTGCATTGTTTGGTTGATAATAAAGttcatttgactttgactttaatCTGCAGTGTTATAATCTGTACTCTCATTTTTCCCCCACATTTAACTGCAGCATGTTACTTAAAGTCAAAGATATTGCATATTCTAAAACAGCTACAATGAAAAGGTTAGTCTTGATATGTAGTTTAGCCCTAGACAATGTGGTAACACGTGTTTTTTCACTGAAGTTGGTcagagtagtttttttgtaaatgtatcacataaagcttattttggcagttgacatataattgagtctgtgtgacatgtaggCCTATTCCTGgattacactacaatgtactcTTGGTAAATCACGGAGGCAGTTTTTATATTAGAtactacttaattaatcaatatgaacatattatttaagTCGGCCGAGTTAATGAAACCATGTCCttactattattacttttagatAGAAGTTCTTTGGGTGGCAGATAGGGAGCAAAATCCACCAAGAGAGACAGAATGGATCCTCTTACACTCCCTGATCATGTCTTAATTAGATCCGTCCTCCATTTTttaagaagttcctaagacatacgACAATTCTCAAGAAAAAAtttgtgaatttattttaacaacGTTCTTAGGAACAtcgtatttttttcttaagaattttcttaagATTTTATTAAGAACACTTTTGCGAATCTGGCCCCAGGTGGGCCTTGGAATTAAATTGGGAACTAATTTTTACAGATTATTCCGACCGCACATGAATACAGCACAAACAATGTctctcacaatgttaacaaaagtgaaacttaatttgtgtatctgccccATGATCTGGATCCACATAATTTAATGGTTTCTTCCAAGACCAGTGCATCAAGTTTCATGAAACTCAAGCTAGTAGTTTTGTCCTGTAACAGccagacaaacagacaggtgACCTGCACAGAACACCTGACCTCCTTGGCCAAAGAAACAAGCAAGTCTTTCCACTACTTGTAAATGCGAGAAGCTAAATGCAGCCTGTCCTATCCTTCTGACATTATTCTTTATATTCCACAATAGAAAATGACCTATGCTTTCTGGGATGTGGTGAATGTTTCAAAACTCGGATAATGGTAAAAGCTCCATCAAATGTTTGCACAAATAAACTCTTACAGGCTGAAACCCTTCTGAATGTCCCTCTGGAGGATGCTGTATATGGATCTGAGTGCTGTAACTTGAGAAATATTATctgatatcatcatcattaatctTTCAGTCAGATGTCTGTAGGGATCCATGCTTAATCCTCTTCTAAAGTAGTTTGCATTACACTGCTGACTTATAAGACGTGGAGaggacacctttttttttttttttagcttttttatcCTTAATACTGCTGCAGTGTGGTTTCATTAATTCATAGCATGATTCCTCATATGCGCTGACCTACTTTCAGGGTCAGAATCCAACTGTTCTGATGCTGGAGCTGCTGAGCATTATGGGAAAGTGTGAAGCATGCTGTATTGTGTTgtaaattgaaaagaaaatgatgATTCACTCAGAGTTAGCCCTTGAAACTTGAAACATGGAGCTCTCACTTCACTTTAGAGAACCACAAGTCAAGCATGTATCTAGTCTGCaacaaaaaacacccacaaaagAACATCTTGGCTATAATCATTTCCTTGAAAACCTAAAAATCACCAGCTTCATGGCTTTCACTAGACTGCAAAAACATCTATGATTACATGAGGTCCAGTGAGATATGAAGCTGAGACCCAGCTGTGCATCCGCAACCTCCACTGTATAATAATGTGCCATGGATCTCGGTAGCAGTAATTACCCGTCATTATCATGGAGACACACATGCAAGAACCACACATGAATACAAACTCATTATGCGACTTCTGCTGTGCAAATGTACAGTATTACACGATTATGAGAATGTGGCCTTTTGCTTTAGTTCAGTGGAGACACTATACGtgaacaggattttttttagcttatatatatcaccatgaaacttccttCCATACACACTAGCTCACCAAATGTATTCACCCATAACTGAAAATTGccccaataataataaaaaaacactacttACTCCAGCTTGAGTGAcgtttacaaaaaagacaaacattgcCCAGCTGCTGAGGGATATTACTGagcctttaaataaaaaataaaaaaaattccaaaaacatttttttccaaattgaaCTGTTTATTTGTGACCTGTCTGAGTCTTCAGATGGAGCCATTGGGCTTCCTGAGAGACTGAATAATGTGCTGttggtcagtggtggaaaaagtattcagctcACTTACTTAAGTCAaggtactaatactacactatgaaattactccactacaagtaaaagttctgcattcaaaacttactgaggtaaaagtacgaaagaatcagcatcaaaagtaaaagtactcattatgcagtaTGGCCCCACTaagattgttatttatattccaaCTGAATTGAATAGATaggactaattttaactactaaatatacttttaagtggtttaataaaaaaaaaaagccaaaatcactttaaattaatcaagtttttatgttatatgtaatatttgcctcaaagtatagtggagtagaagtataaagctacacaaaatggaaatactcaagtgtactgaagtacagtattgagtaaatgtacttgtatCTATTGACAGTAACAACAAGTAGAGCATACTGCCACACATATCCTTTAGATGAATGAAGACGGTCTTCACAACGGACACAACTGATCACAATTATTCATTCAACTGTTATAGATTTTGTCTGATGAATGATATGTAGTCACActgtttgttattgtctctTGGCAGTTGTGATTTTCTGTTCCAGAGCGAGTCGTGTAAACTCGCCTCTCACTGTCACAACAGTTGGCCCGGGACGTATCAGGTAACAGGGTTGATTTCGGCAGCGGCCTGCTGGATGGGCATTCGGTCCTCTGGAGATTTACAGTACGCTTGTGAATTATAAATGAGGTGCAGCTCTGGGGGCAGTGGCAGCGTGTTATAGCGGTATCCATCAGCTAAATGAGATCGGCCTCTTTTCTCAAGACGAGCTGCTCACAGCTGGAACATGATGCATGAAACAGTCTAGTGAGAACTGATACTGATCCTGTTGCTGACAGCTCACTGAGATGATCAGAAATAACATATTTGGGTCATGATATAAGCTTATGTGCCATGATGTGTATACATTTGTGTACATACAGTGgcttcaaataataataataataatacaaatgatatatatatacagtacaggccaaaagtttggacacaccttctcattcaatgcgtttcctttattttcatgactattgacattgtaaattcatcaaaactattaatgaacacatgtggaattatgtacttaacaaaaaagtgtgaaataactgaaaacatgtcttatattctagtaagcaaagggtggctactttgaggaatctaaaatacaagacatgttttcagttatttcacacttttttgttaagtacataattccatatgtgttcattcatagttttgatgctttcagtgagaatctacaatgtaaatagtcatgaaaataaagaaaacgcattgaatgagaaggtgtgtgtccaaacttttggcctgtactgtatatatatattgtattattattattataagtttaGGGAGCAACATCAGACTCTTTTGAACTTTGGTGTTGAGTCAGTTCAAAGGAACAAAAAGTTGTTTTGGTCTAATCCACTGGAaagcaggtgggttttaagcgGATAAATATGTGtg
Coding sequences within:
- the LOC131967306 gene encoding amphoterin-induced protein 1-like; translated protein: MMGGSHGATEARGRSFITLLPLALLLPTVRVSAQLIASPLDCHKTCVCASNIVSCSKMNLTGVPTGLLEYTAVLDLSFNNINRLRAEWTTVPLTRLNSLLLSHNNLNFLSTEAFAYVTKLRYLDLSSNSLRQLDEYIFAPLQYLEVLLLYNNRISQIDRTAFADLFSLQRLYLSQNQISRFPLELVKERSRLQTLRLLDVSSNRIKNLPLQEFKDLPAWIRNHLYFHNNPLPCSCELHDMVARWNLQDLSSVTDFKKNHTCVIPGSQKEKMAILDLSKNYLNCSEVTVQERQAYLNEYLVLDCDTRERDMKKEWALPGNIPLPPADKNALKRKDDSLQIGPLNADDSGVYTCYATSDTLNETIYVTVVVFNHTKSGGLESLKTAYTTLIGCLFSIVVVFIYLYLTPCRCPCCPGQGLKKSDPGDSLHSSTVSISQAHEDTGQDRAESGGFAYRHVAFLQPKDQLEQNGRLNPIGEEDEEWQGDNRERRRSGAESISSVCSDTPMVV